A portion of the Scylla paramamosain isolate STU-SP2022 chromosome 32, ASM3559412v1, whole genome shotgun sequence genome contains these proteins:
- the LOC135088982 gene encoding axotactin-like isoform X1 has protein sequence MRLLQVVLAVGLLAHLAVAWPLFDGYDDEYDYSGDYIYDYNDNENTAAETGLETVPETAPEEHHHHNHHHHGAPPDTPTEMEGSGDAEDDTEVDIPPELLPENLVPEDGSDSIEEVVSEEVNGSPEAKGGPSGVVAHGVVPTFKMPKSCSQPPDPGVCRGYFPMFYFDPVTRTCLQFVYGGCRGNSNAFHTAKACYEKCHPVGFTRGAGKNKAGSYLKLHDGKGDEEFTFPGRDAALKVEDATLAEFSVRNVYQLEFFFRTDSPHGLIAFLRQTSVPSELGNKMVQLYVFLRRGHLAVTHIFCHHRETFLMRKGGLQGGNWHSALVKVNSGTGQLLLEVDGVQEAFTITSLKDKPHFGSREGAAFTSRLWIGGVFEEEVREEKMVGRTENFHGCLKKIALMSGTASEEMVWHKGLSSSAYRGVRNICRTNCNDRHRNLCSQNSHCIEHFDHSTCNCFGSGMDGRRCNNPDVPILSLSNDGYVVHRLYEWMDRVHTYTNFISLEFRTRFTDSILFYGSAEYPEKQYIVASLTAAGTVYVEANLGGGAVGVEVGNKLETGTWHSLILVHQHNRIQVHLNSRLYDTLIVPGEVRYFHLDPAFYIGGAPNLTRTCGLEPDRGIQQGYECQKSHIRYYYDVHDGNCHILNYSGCGGNGNNFRSHQACMDTCNKLPGLRSMHSFLGCMRNVFINDVSVLWELKVQNKTTRYHGATEVSPLTDTCKDREQMVLLTLSTERAHVNLTNKDQENFRLAVSFRPTTPKGVVASGYVDVVDTSSQWEIYYDENHVSFVIHEELMQVKPSAKIVINNWQYVEVKYSSGKVVMRVNHKTVSNKPPGPLTFFPVITFGLSPRSDLPGMVGCLRKVELGTEKVELRSLAGTNVAQKDVIYDGCRVLGPCDRPGSCEHGTTCTLDANDEIQCDCADSGYTGKTCHFSLYKTSCEEYHQIGYNKSGVFRIDVDGNGPLPPSFVKCNFNSLTGVTNTIVENNLPEKYEVRGPGLGNLQVDIKYRDFSDEMFQALIEKSESCSQNIRYDCRRSPLKLSTHTWFSSPSEKYIASFGSKVPGLCRCKEIGACDKADVACNCDAVDGLARSDIAVITQPDLMPLTSMVFLEDKKGMREESEGRITLGPLICATKATKEQTVSFSKNHVYLEVPAWREGSLAFSFKTTSSSAMLAYQPAYHPSHATFRIALLGEKEVEFMYSYHGLEHRHSLHTARRLNTGQWQQVLIDIYHHQLRFLINSEQKLIDIEEDANVGVLDGSMFLGGMPPRQDTWLNQENQEEEALGSLKGCIRDLTVNNELVDLDRYIRAAPLGVSASCQPSCSPNPCQNGAECIENWGSYECVCKNPLAHSGVNCENNLNEEAITFTTEKSKLTYFVNDTDNSRSQELANMTSLLLNFRTHVRQGLILFTYDYLHNFLQLHLASPNELVLYFNSGRRALALTVETSFAVPLNEGQSVQVAVERDGSTTNLTVYTNGVFFNASLGSGLLPLHEGDYEQFPYGESTPLLDMVYYPHSFTKPGYFSMFYMGSANDPQADVRSDLPGLVGCVRGFQINEVPVVLHRYLADHPAEGVKKGCSMVCDHHPCLNGGVCEEDFLYPSNFHCDCSSTSYTGPVCSTETAYTFHGSEWLGRDATTSPLMENLVFELAFSASIRRPLPQLVALLRGTTTATHDDYILVAVEPNGAVTVQAVLKNLEDATLIARVSPDEGINAFSGHRHFVKAEWLSDGLWVKVDREERLLRREATSYRLELEAFPRSLYLGGMEEGVDSRFVDYENFHGCISNVMISNPNGKFFPLQEYEENDRHITNFGIPTSGSCSGFPLMPALVMTYRADKDISPVQGEDWAVHAAQRTAYDAPPPLTKAERNTPMDNVVPAVATSVLLVSGIILAILCIRTSDKKKKAKKKEQMKKEEEEREQLLKDRKKSREEAMRARITNISEVEMKPLKTAQNGGTQEQDKVRKMNAANQQQVAPPTEPPPPIPTKKPEEEEEEVQVRMPKDSTADRPLSWDKSADALPLIGTEVPQVRPQGEATEDSTSEGSSFDCTIEITGGSPSSSAVFPQQRDLVMADSPSSMRVNRGSNTMLYVDDDTASESEPRLLLHGSLPTEEQGEVVEPPFVATTVHLLGGGEVQKITKSEFEDEIVVVDDYLEDKATPVPEADSIEVGEVPESSKDIQGDEEKDTEQQKESDLAEAAQETNQADSEVTKTDQESKPATDGTENEAGKETASKDEGATKKTEVEKENESAEKPDSDDEFIELRPENEKVQNAERVTMQTWQEPNKSPSNATENQHHLNIPTDNLPIQKDKASEKYDEEKKPQFKVEKVEADAVKEEYSEGEKDAGRYSEMPPEDKEVEMKCNEENELKEIDDRDEEYFDCKSSASVLTPPEIVVSSPKEKESLNTGYLLSHIYKAKAEGEGKREGEANINQDKQVEGLESSSQEMKPDRKESNMRNDDVNSQEIQNEKGNAIQELEDEENETETQEKFKDNEELLDISAKLLLLDMAGQRNDGFSSPESCPGSPMSEEDRPGSPTYVNLYQDDDINLLNTGVSPKCSPGNLTPLDPISEQDESEEDKEKDGDSPRKTSLPTLFKSNLSSGVANLSVLSGEDDAAKDESASEHEALKDTKDAKDEPDAILEAKSEVTPEPVPEAAPEVPHEEATSGGVKRRRRRKKGRVTREKQSPVFLNEGVRTFSNPVSYFGGPNIKYDEEDGGAAAAAGGEGGAESRLSIISNVSLD, from the exons AGAGTTGCTCCCAGCCTCCAGATCCAGGTGTGTGTCGTGGCTACTTCCCAATGTTCTACTTCGATCCTGTGACTCGTACTTGCCTGCAGTTCGTCTACGGGGGATGTCGCGGAAACTCCAATGCATTCCACACCGCGAAAGCTTGTTATGAGAAGTGCCATCCTGTTGGGTTCACGC GTGGGGCAGGCAAGAACAAAGCAGGCTCCTACCTCAAGCTACACGACGGCAAAGGCGACGAGGAGTTTACGTTCCCGGGACGCGACGCTGCATTGAAAGTCGAGGATGCAACGCTCGCTGAGTTCTCCGTCAG GAACGTGTATCAGCTGGAGTTCTTCTTCCGGACTGACTCACCGCATGGCCTCATTGCCTTCCTCAgacag ACATCGGTGCCGTCTGAACTCGGGAACAAAATGGTGCAGCTGTACGTTTTCCTTCGTCGCGGCCACCTCGCTGTCACTCACATCTTCTGCCACCACAGAGAGACTTTCCTCATGCGCAAAG GTGGGCTGCAGGGCGGGAACTGGCACTCAGCTCTGGTCAAGGTGAACTCTGGGACGGGACAACTGCTTCTCGAGGTGGATGGCGTTCAGGAGgccttcaccatcaccagtcTTAAGGACAAACCTCACTTCGGGTCTCGCGAGGGCGCCGCCTTCACCTCGCGCCTTTGGATTGGAG GTGTCTTCGAGGAGGAAGTGCGCGAAGAAAAAATGGTTGGGCGAACTGAGAACTTCCACGGGTGCCTGAAGAAGATCGCACTGATGAGCGGCACGGCCTCAGAGGAGATGGTGTGGCACAAGGGTCTAAGTTCCTCCGCGTATAGAGGCGTCAGGAACATATGCAGGACcaa ctGCAATGACCGCCACCGTAACCTGTGCTCTCAAAACTCCCACTGCATTGAACACTTCGACCACAGCACCTGCAATTGCTTCGGCAGCGGCATGGACGGGCGCAGGTGTAACAATCCAG ATGTCCCGATTCTCTCTCTGAGCAACGACGGCTATGTGGTTCACCGCCTCTACGAGTGGATGGACCGCGTGCACACTTACACCAACTTCATCTCGCTCGAATTCAGG ACTCGCTTCACAGACTCAATCCTCTTCTACGGATCAGCTGAGTACCCAGAGAAGCAATACATCGTGGCCTCTCTCACTGCTGCCGGGACTGTGTACGTGGAAGCCAACCTCGGGGGCGGCGCCGTGGGGGTGGAGGTCGGAAATAAACTGGAGACTGGCACTTGGCACAGCTTGATTCTTGTGCATCAGCATAATAGAATCCAG GTTCACCTCAACTCTCGCCTATACGACACCCTGATAGTGCCCGGGGAGGTGCGTTACTTCCACCTGGACCCTGCCTTCTACATTGGCGGGGCTCCCAACCTTACCAGAA CATGTGGACTGGAGCCGGACCGAGGCATCCAGCAGGGGTACGAGTGTCAGAAGAGCCACATCAGGTACTACTACGACGTGCATGACGGTAACTGCCACATCTTGAACTACAGCGGCTGTGGAGGCAACGGCAACAACTTcaggagccatcaggcctgcaTGGACACCTGCAACAAACTGccgg GTCTCCGGTCCATGCATTCCTTCCTGGGCTGCATGAGGAACGTTTTCATCAATGACGTCAGTGTTCTTTGGGAGCTGAAAGTGCAGAACAAGACGACTCGCTACCACGGCGCCACGGAAGTCTCGCCCCTCACCGACACCTGCAAGGAC CGGGAGCAAATGGTTCTCCTGACGCTGTCCACGGAGAGAGCTCACGTCAACCTCACGAACAAAGACCAAGAGAACTTCAGACTCGCCGTGTCCTTCCGCCCCACCACGCCAAAGGGAGTAGTGGCGTCTGGCTACGTGGATGTTGTGGACACGAGCAGTCAGtgggag ATCTACTATGACGAGAACCACGTGTCCTTTGTCATCCACGAGGAACTGATGCAGGTCAAACCCAGCGCCAAGATCGTCATCAACAACTGGCAATAC GTGGAAGTGAAGTACAGCAGTGGCAAGGTGGTGATGAGAGTGAACCACAAGACAGTCTCCAATAAGCCTCCGGGACCTCTCACCTTCTTCCCAGTCATCACTTTCGGCCTCAGTCCCCGCTCTGACCTTCCAG GCATGGTCGGGTGCCTGAGGAAGGTTGAGCTTGGCACGGAGAAGGTGGAGCTGCGATCGCTGGCCGGAACTAACGTGGCGCAGAAGGACGTGATCTACGATGGCTGCAGG GTGCTGGGGCCGTGTGACAGACCTGGGTCCTGTGAACACGGCACCACCTGTACTCTTGATGCCAACGATGAGATCCAGTGTGACTGCGCGGACTCTGGCTACACTGGGAAGACCTGCCACTTCT CTCTGTACAAGACGTCGTGTGAGGAGTACCACCAAATCGGATACAACAAGTCAGGAGTCTTCAGGATTGACGTGGATGGGAACGGTCCCCTGCCGCCCTCCTTCGTCAAGTGTAACTTCAACAGCCTGACGGGCGTGACCAACACCATAGTAGAGAACAACCTGCCGGAGAAATAC GAGGTGAGAGGACCTGGCCTGGGCAACCTGCAGGTGGACATCAAGTACCGAGACTTTAGCGATGAAATGTTCCAGGCTTTGATTGAGAAGTCCGAATCTTGCTCACAAAAC ATAAGATATGACTGCAGACGCTCGCCACTCAAGCTCTCCACGCACACCTGGTTCTCGTCCCCTTCAGAAAAATACATCGCGAGTTTTGGCTCCAAGGTCCCTGGTCTCTGCCGTTGCAAGG AAATCGGCGCGTGTGACAAGGCTGACGTGGCGTGTAACTGCGACGCGGTGGACGGGCTGGCGAGGTCTGATATAGCGGTCATCACTCAGCCAGACCTGATGCCCCTCACGTCAATGGTGTTTCTGGAGGATAAGAAAGGCATGAGGGAGGAGTCGGAGGGACGCATCACTCTTGGCCCCCTCATCTGTGCCACGAAAG CCACGAAGGAACAGACGGTGAGCTTCTCCAAGAACCACGTATACCTAGAGGTGCCAGCGTGGCGGGAGGGAAGCCTTGCCTTCAGCTTCAAGACCACCTCCTCCAGTGCTATGCTCGCCTACCAGCCCGCCTACCACCCCAGCCACGCCACTTTCAGGATTGCGCTGCTCGGAG agaaggaagtggaattCATGTACAGCTACCACGGGCTGGAGCACCGCCACAGCCTACACACCGCCCGGCGCCTCAACACGGGACAGTGGCAGCAGGTTCTCATTGACATCTATCACCACCAGCTGCGTTTCCTCATCAACTCAGAACAAAAACTCATTGACATCGAGGAGGACGCGAATGTAGGAGTGCTTGATGGGTCTATGTTCCTTGGAGGGATGCCGCC AAGACAAGACACGTGGTTGAACCAagagaaccaggaggaggaggctctggGCAGCTTGAAGGGATGCATTCGTGACTTGACCGTGAACAACGAGCTAGTGGATTTGGACCGGTACATAAGGGCAGCGCCTCTCGGGGTATCTGCCTCCTGCCAGCCATCATGCAGCCCTAACCCTTGCCAGAACGGGGCAGAGTGTATCGAGAACTGGGGATCTTATGAGTGCGTGTGTAAGAACCCCCTGGCGCACTCCGGTGTCAACTGTGAGAACA ATCTAAACGAGGAAGCGATCACCTTCACCACGGAGAAGTCAAAGCTAACATACTTCGTGAACGACACTGACAACTCCCGCAGCCAGGAACTCGCCAACATGACCTCCCTTCTCCTCAACTTCCGCACCCACGTCAGGCAGGGACTCATTCTCTTCACCTACGACTACTTGCACAACTTCCTGCAACTTCACCTGGCGTCTCCGAATGAATTGGTGCTATACTTCAACTCCGGGAGGCGAGCTTTGGCCCTCACGGTCGAGACAAGTTTTGCAG TTCCTCTCAACGAAGGCCAGTCGGTGCAGGTGGCCGTAGAACGCGACGGCTCCACCACTAACCTCACAGTCTACACCAACGGGGTCTTCTTCAACGCTTCCCTCGGTTCTGGCTTGCTTCCCCTTCACGAGGGTGACTATGAACAGTTTCCTTATGGCGAGAGCACCCCGCTGCTTGACATGGTGTACTaccctcactccttcaccaaGCCAGGGTACTTTTCTATG TTCTACATGGGATCTGCCAATGACCCGCAAGCTGACGTGAGGTCGGACCTGCCTGGCCTGGTGGGATGCGTGCGAGGTTTTCAGATCAACGAGGTACCTGTTGTCCTGCACCGCTACCTCGCCGACCACCCAG CTGAGGGCGTGAAGAAGGGGTGCTCGATGGTGTGCGATCATCATCCTTGTCTCAACGGcggtgtgtgtgaggaagactTCCTGTACCCGAGCAACTTCCACTGTGACTGCTCCAGCACTTCCTACACGGGCCCCGTCTGCAGCACCG AGACGGCGTACACCTTCCACGGGAGCGAGTGGCTGGGCAGAGACGCGACCACCTCGCCCCTCATGGAGAACCTGGTGTTTGAGCTTGCCTTCTCCGCCTCCATCAGACGCCCACTGCCCCAACTGGTCGCCCTCCTCAGGGGCACCACCACCGC CACCCACGACGACTACATCCTGGTGGCGGTGGAACCTAACGGGGCCGTGACGGTGCAGGCGGTGCTCAAGAACCTCGAGGACGCTACACTGATTGCTAGGGTATCTCCAGACGAAGGAATCAACGCTTTCAGTGGACACCGGCACTTTGTCAAGGCCGAGTGGCTGAGTGACGGGCTCTGGGTGAag GTGGACAGAGAGGAGCGACTGCTACGAAGGGAAGCCACCTCGTACAGGTTAGAGTTGGAAGCCTTCCCTCGCAGTCTCTACTTGGGCGGCATGGAGGAAGGAGTGGACTCTCGCTTCGTTGACTATGAGAATTTCCACGGGTGCATTTCCA ATGTAATGATCTCCAACCCGAATGGAAAGTTCTTCCCTCTGCAGGAGTATGAAGAAAACGACCGTCATATTACGAACTTCGGTATCCCCACCTCCGGTTCCTGCTCTGGCTTCCCCCTCATGCCTGCCTTGGTCATGACTTACAGAGCAGACAAGGACATTTCGCCG GTGCAAGGGGAGGACTGGGCCGTGCATGCAGCGCAGAGGACAGCTTACGACGCACCGCCGCCCCTCACCAAAGCGGAGAGAAACACGCCAATGGATAACG TGGTTCCCGCCGTGGCCACCAGCGTTCTTCTCGTGTCGGGCATCATCCTGGCCATCCTGTGCATAAGAACcagcgacaagaagaagaaggcgaagaagaaggaacagatgaaaaaggaggaagaggagagggaacagCTTTtgaaggataggaagaagagtagagaagag GCAATGAGGGCACGCATCACCAACATCTCTGAGGTGGAGATGAAGCCCCTGAAGACAGCCCAGAACGGAGGAACACAAG AACAAGATAAGGTGAGGAAAATGAACGCAGCGAACCAGCAGCAGGTGGCTCCCCCAACGGAACCCCCACCACCCATCCCAACCAAgaaaccagaggaggaggaggaggaggtgcaggtgaGGATGCCAAAGGACTCCACCGCAGACAGACCGCTTTCCTGGGACAAGTCCGCTGATGCGCTGCCTCTCATAGGAACTGAGGTGCCGCAG GTGAGGCCACAAGGGGAGGCTACAGAGGACTCGACGTCAGAAGGAAGCAGCTTTGACTGTACCATTGAGATCACGGGTGGgtcgccttcctcctccgcgGTCTTCCCTCAGCAGCGG GACTTGGTTATGGCTGACTCTCCCTCGTCGATGCGGGTTAACCGAGGCTCCAATACCATGCTGTACGTTGACGATGACACTGCCTCGGAGAGTGAGCCCCGCCTTCTCCTTCACGGCTCCCTTCCCACCGAGGAGCaaggggaggtggtggagcCCCCGTTTGTCGCCACCACGGTTCATCTGCTTGGCGGAGGAGAGGTGCAGAAGATAACGAAGAGTGAATTCGAGGATGAGATTGTGGTTGTCGATGATTACCTTGAGGATAAAGCAACACCGGTACCCGAAGCTGACAGCATAGAGGTTGGAGAAGTGCCTGAATCGAGCAAAGACATtcagggagatgaagagaaggatacaGAGCAGCAAAAGGAAAGCGATCTTGCAGAAGCGGCTCAGGAGACCAACCAGGCGGACAGTGAGGTGACAAAGACGGACCAAGAATCTAAGCCCGCTACAGATGGAACAGAAAACGAAGCAGGGAAGGAGACCGCCTCGAAAGACGAAGGcgcaacaaagaaaacggaagtggagaaagaaaacgagagcgcAGAGAAACCAGATTCAGACGACGAGTTCATTGAGCTACGACCAGAGAACGAGAAGGTGCAGAACGCCGAGCGGGTGACAATGCAG ACGTGGCAAGAACCCAACAAGTCTCCTTCCAACGCCACCGAGAATCAACACCACCTAAACATTCCCACTGACAACTTGCcaatacagaaagacaaagcGAGCGAGAAATATGACGAGGAGAAGAAGCCACAATTCAAAGTAGAGAAAGTCGAGGCAGACGCTGTGAAAGAGGAGTATTCTGAAGGGGAGAAGGATGCTGGAAGATACTCCGAGATGCCACCAGAGGATAAGGAGGTCGAGATGAAGTgcaatgaggagaatgaactgAAAGAAATAGATGACAGAGACGAGGAGTATTTTGACTGCAAGAGCAGTGCCAGCGTTCTAACTCCTCCAGAAATCGTTGTCAGCAGcccaaaggagaaagaaagtctgAACACAGGATACTTACTGAGTCATATTTACAAAGCCAAGGccgaaggggaagggaaaagggaaggagaggccaACATAAATCAAGACAAACAAGTCGAGGGTTTGGAATCTTCAAGTCAGGAAATGAAACCAGATAGAAAAGAGAGTAACATGAGAAATGACGATGTAAACAGCCAGGAAATTCAAAACGAGAAAGGAAACGCTATCCAGGAactagaagacgaagaaaacgagacagaaacacaagaaaaattcAAAGACAACGAAGAACTCTTGGACATCAGCGCCAAACTCCTGCTGCTGGACATGGCGGGGCAGAGAAACGATGGCTTCTCGTCTCCAGAGAGCTGTCCAGGGTCCCCTATGAGTGAGGAGGACAGACCGGGGTCCCCCACATACGTCAACCTATACCAGGACGATGACATAAACCTCCTGAACACTGGAGTCTCCCCTAAATGTTCCCCCGGCAACCTGACACCTTTAGACCCCATCAGTGAGCAGGACGAAagcgaggaagacaaggagaaagacgGGGACAGTCCACGGAAGACGTCATTGCCGACACTCTTCAAATCCAACCTGTCCTCTGGTGTTGCCAACCTCAGTGTTCTCTCTGGGGAAGATGACGCCGCAAAGGACGAATCAGCATCTGAGCACGAGGCTTTAAAAGACACAAAAGACGCAAAAGATGAACCAGATGCAATTCTTGAAGCAAAATCTGAAGTTACTCCTGAACCAGTCCCTGAAGCAGCTCCTGAAGTCCCGCACGAGGAAGCTACAAGCGGAGGCGTTAAAAGGAGAAGGCGTCGCAAGAAGGGCCGCGTCACAAGGGAGAAGCAAAGCCCGGTGTTCCTGAATGAGGGAGTGCGAACCTTCAGTAATCCCGTGAGTTACTTCGGCGGCCCCAACATCAAGTATGATGAGGAGGACGgaggcgcagcagcagcagcaggaggtgaaggaggtgctGAAAGCCGTCTTAGTATTATCTCGAATGTTTCGCTTGATTaa